The proteins below come from a single Halococcus salsus genomic window:
- a CDS encoding helix-turn-helix domain-containing protein, giving the protein MTLVVEFDLISEKLPLTEVAGAAPDLILRVDDILTSERSRPVLVFWAEGETFETLETALDETAVATYSVLGTTQNRRLYRVELSEQPPAIYTEFVRLDTAPINATITPTGWRARIRFSSREALAEFNDSCETYGITLQLDQIFEAPPETDDEYGLTPKQHETLLAAHEAGYFSIPRTGSLEEIGAELGVSAPSVSERLRRAQDRLIRHTVALDERG; this is encoded by the coding sequence ATGACTCTCGTTGTCGAGTTCGATCTGATCTCGGAGAAATTACCGCTGACAGAGGTTGCCGGTGCTGCTCCGGACCTCATCCTCAGAGTTGATGATATCCTGACTTCTGAGCGCAGCCGGCCGGTGCTCGTTTTCTGGGCCGAAGGTGAGACATTCGAAACCCTCGAAACGGCACTCGACGAGACAGCGGTGGCGACATACAGTGTCCTCGGAACGACACAGAATCGTCGTCTCTATCGCGTGGAGTTATCCGAACAACCGCCAGCCATCTACACTGAGTTCGTTCGATTGGATACCGCCCCAATCAACGCGACGATCACACCGACGGGATGGCGAGCACGTATCCGATTTTCCAGCCGTGAGGCGCTCGCCGAATTCAACGACTCCTGTGAGACGTACGGTATTACCTTGCAACTCGACCAGATATTCGAAGCCCCACCCGAGACCGACGACGAGTATGGACTCACGCCAAAACAGCACGAAACGCTGCTCGCTGCCCACGAAGCGGGCTATTTCTCGATTCCTCGAACTGGCTCCTTGGAGGAGATTGGGGCTGAACTCGGCGTGTCCGCGCCGTCGGTCTCCGAACGACTTCG